The sequence below is a genomic window from Brevibacillus agri.
CCCGAATGGCACGAAGGAAGCTTGCGCGATTGCCTGCTGCTGGAATGGCGTCCGCCAGCATCCGTTGAGCGTTAACCGTTACAGGAGCTTGCCCACCGCAGCATCGTGCTTTTGTTCGAATAACAGGGCGTGCAGCAGTTGCTCCTCTGCCAAAAGTCCCGCCCCCTGCACGTAGAACAGGTGGGAGCGGCCCCGGCGCAGCTTATGCGACACCGCCAGCACCGTCTCCTCCGGGCGGACGCGGATGGCCTGCACGGCCGCTTCTTCCTGCCTGCGCCCGTACTTTTCCACCAGAAAGCGAAAAAATTGATACGGAAAGCGCAAAAACGACTGAATGTTCATCGCGAGCAAGTACAGGCCGATGATGAGCAGGTTGAGCTTCAGATCGAGGCCGGACACCCCGACGAGAATGCCCGCGAGCAAGGTGCTGCCCGCCAGCGAAACGAGTGCTGCCTGGCGGTAGGACATGAACCAGCAAAGCATCGCCAGCACGATCCGCCCGCCGTCCAGCGGCCAGATCGGCAACAGATTGAACAACGCGATCGTAGCGTTGCTGACGAGAAAAAACCGGGACCATTCTTCCGTCCAGACGCCTGTGTACCAAAACAGGTACGAGGCTGCCATCATCACCATGTTCATAAACGGCCCGGCAAGCGCCACAGCAATCTCATCCAGCGGGTCTGTGGCGTAGCTGTTTTCCACCGTCGCCACCCCGCCAAAAGGGAGCAACTGGACCTCCTGCACTCGCCAGCCCAGCTCGCGAGCCATCGCCACGTGTCCCAGCTCGTGAATGAGGACGATCACAAACAGCGTAATCACTTCCAAAAAGTGGCCTGTAAGCACAGACACACCGATTACTGCCCAAAAGAGCAGGTGAATGCGAAAACGTATGTCCAGCCATCCGCCATTATTCAAACGGGATCACTTCCAGCGGATCGACAAACTGCTCATCTGTTTTCGCTGCGAAGTACAAATGGCGCTCTGTTCCGTTCACCACCCGTGCCGTTCCAATCACCTGTCCGGGCGACAACACCTCGTCTTTTGCCACGCCGACACTGTCCAGATTGCCGAGCCACACTTCCCGTCCTTTGGTCAGCCGGACAATGACAGTCGTCCCGAAGCCAGGCTGCTCCCCGACGTAGGAAACCCATCCCGCCTCCCCGATTTTCACCTGCTCGCCGACTCCCGTATCCAGCACAACCTTCGTATCTGGCGCTTCATAAGCTTTCACGACTTTCCAGCTCGCAGGCAGCTTCCAGACAGCCACATCCTTGGCTGTACTTGTCGCCGGAACCGCGCTTGGCCCCGGAACCTGAGGCAGCAGCGTTGGAATCGGGCCGAACCGGGCTTCGTACCAATCTGCCACGCCCGCGAAGTTAAAATCCCGCGTCATGACCTCGCGCGCGGAATCTTTCCAGTTGGCCGGGATCAGCGACGTTTGGAACAACAAGTACGCCATCCCCAGCAAAAGGACGGATGCAAAAATTTGCAGCCCCCATTTTTCATGAGAAGGCGGCGGCGTCCCTTCGTCGTTTTCCTTCAAGGAAAACCCGAACGGATCAGTCTCTACTTCGATTGGGTCCTTCCAGTCGTCCACGTAAGGAGAGAAACTGTCTCGTGATTGTGTACGGATTCGCTCCAGCCGCTCCCGCCGTCTTTCTTTTACACGATTTGCTCCACCGAACATGTCCATCCCTCCGCAGGCCAAGCCTTTGTTCCAGTTTATGACTTGTCTGCCGGCTTTATGCCGCCCGCTCCCAGGACTTCCTCCGCTTGCCCTCTTGCCAAAACCGCTCCCATACGCAAAAAAGACAGTCTCCCCATTGAGAGACTGCCTTTGAATCTGTCGAAGTTTACAGTTTGGTTACGCTAGCAGCTTGTGGTCCACGGCTACCTTGAACGATTTCGAACTCAACTTTTTGACCTTCGTCCAGAGATTTGAAACCTTCAGACTGGATCGCGCTGTAGTGTACGAATACATCGTCTCCGCCTTCCACTTGGATGAACCCGTACCCTTTTTCCGCGTTAAACCATTTTACGATACCTTGTTGCATGAAACAAAACCTCCCTGAACATTTCGCCCCATGAGGCGAAAAAGTGTAGCGTTAACCCCTTTTTTACAGATAAGCCTTTTGCGTCAAGGAAAAAAGCCGTACCAATGCGATTGACAATGGTGACGTCTCTCACAACGGTACGACTCCATAACCAATCATCCAAACCACTATAACTTGTAAAAATGGTTAACTTAGGATGATTTTATCACACGATTTCCGATTTGTCACGCATTTAGTCAAATCGTAATTTGTCTTTGCGCATGCCGATATTGAGGACGACGCCGATGATTAAAAAGTTGGTAATCAGCGAGCTGCCCCCGTAGCTGATGAACGGCAACGGAATCCCCGTAATCGGCATCAACTGGATCGTCATGCCGATGTTCTCAAAAATTTGGAAGGTGAGCATCCCGACCACGCCGGCTACGACGTAGGAGCCAAACGGATCTTTGGCTTCCATCGCGATGCGGATCATGCGGTAAATCAAGGCGAAGAACAGGATCATCAACAGACCGGCCCCGACAAAGCCGAGCTTTTCCGCAATTACCGTGAAAATAAAATCGCTTTCCCCGACAGGCACCCAGCCAAAGCTCGCCTGTGTAGGTGTGTCGATGCCTTTTCCGAAAAGCTGGCCCGAGCCAATCGAAATCAATGCCTGCTTCAACTGGAAGCCTCGCCCCATCGGTTCCAGATCAGGGTCCATCCAGAAGACGACGCGATCCCACTGGTACGGCTTGATGATCTTGAAAAAAATCTCCTGCTTGTACTCGTACAATAGCGTCATCGCGGCAAAAAAGCTGCCGATAATGCCCACCAAGTACAAGACGTGCTTCATGCGGATTCCGCCGACGATCAGCAGAGTGGCGAGCATCCCCGTAAAGACCATCGCCGTCCCCAGGTCAGGCTGAACCAAAATAAGCAGCAGCGGGACGCCTACGAGCGCCGCTACCGGAATCAGCTTGTAAAAATAGTAGAAGCGGTCGGGGTCCTCCGCCCTTTTCGCCATGAAGCGGGCGACCGTCAAAATCGTAAACAGCTTCATCGGCTCCGAGGGCTGAAACAGGACTGGCCCGAGATCGTACCAGCTCGTCGTATTGTTGATCGGCTTTGTCTGGAAGACCCCGATCAGCAAAATCAGACCGAGTACATACAGGACGTAGGCGAGGTTGTGAAACAGCCGATAGTCAAACAGCAGCGTGACGCCGAGCACGATAAACCCGATCACATACCACATCACCTGCTGATGGGCCTTGTCCACCCCGGCAGCCGACCCGGAGATCCCCAGATAGCTGAACACACCCAGTCCTGCCAAAATCAAAATAATCGTCCAGTCAATTGATTTTAAGTGACGTTTTTCCAGGTCCATGTTTTCCTCCTAGAAAACGTGACTCCCCTCTGTAAAAGAAGGGGAGCCATGCATAGCCTATTTTAGCCCAAAAAATTTACGCATTTTATGGAACACGCCTGCCTTTTCCTCCAGCGGCTGCAGCGGAACCGCTTCACCGAGCAAGCGGCGCGCAACATTGCGATAGGCGAGCGCTGCCCGCGATTCATGATTCATGACAGCAGGCTCGCCCTGGTTGGCAGACTTGATAACGTAATCATCATCAGGCACGACACCGATCAAGTCAATGGCAAGCAAATCCAAAATATCTTCCACATCGAGCATGTCGCCATTTTTCACCATATGAGAGCGCACGCGGTTGATGACGAGCTTGGGCATCCCGACTTTTTCCCGCTCCAAAAGGCCGATGATGCGATCGGCATCGCGCACGGCCGCCTTTTCTGGCGTCGTCACGACGATAGCCTGATCCGCTCCTGCTACGGCATTGCGGAACCCTTGCTCGATCCCGGCCGGGCAGTCGATAATGACGTAATCAAACTCGCGCTTCAACTGCGTGACGATTTCCTCCATTTGTTCAGGAGAGACTGCCGATTTGTCTTTTGTTTGCGCCGCTGGCAAAAGCGACAAGTTTTCGAATCGCTTGTCCTTAATCAGCGCTTGCGGCAGGCGGCAAGCACCCTCGGCCACGTCGACCAGATCGTAAATGATCCGGTTCTCAAGTCCCATGACGACATCGAGATTGCGCAAGCCGATATCAGTATCTACCATGCACACCTTTTGGCCCAGCAATGCAAGCGCAGTTCCCAAATTGGCGGATGTGGTCGTCTTGCCCACGCCGCCTTTTCCTGAAGTTACGACTATTCCAATACCCACGTCCGTTCCTCCTCTTCCCTTCAACCCTCACGCTTTTTCGCGCCAAGATCCGGGCGTATTCGCGACAGGTAGTTCATTTTTGCTACGAGCATGGTCTCATTTTCCAGATAGGCAAATTCTGTGCCTCCGGAATTATTCGTCCATTCCTCCCCTGGCTTGCTGATTACCTCGGCAATCCGTAGCTGGGTCGGGCTCATGACAGCAGCAGCAATAATGACTTGCGTATCACCGGAAATACCTGCATGGGCGTACCCGCGCAGATGTCCCATCACGTATATGCTTCCTGTACTGCGAACAGTTCCCCCTGGATTGACATCACCCAATAAGAGCAAATCTCCGTCAAACTCCAACACTTGACCGGAGCGTACGGTGTTTACCTGTATAGAAAAATGGGTTTTTAAGCGTTCAGCAAAAGCTTCCTCCCGCGTGATTACATCTGCTTCGATCGTGTGAATCACGAGGTTTCCCTTTTGCCGGATAATTTGTGTCAACTGCTCCTGTTGTTCAGGCGAGCAGTAACGTTTTCCTAATTTGATCGATACCCGTATGAGTGGCCCTGACAATATCTGTTGGTGACTGTGCTCTATTTTTTCACGCACATCTTCCAGCAGCTCGTCGAAGGAACAGGCATCATCCATAAAGAAGACGAGACCCTCTTTAGTCCCTTTGATTGTGACCTTGCTTTTCACAGTCGTCACCCGGTTTCACCTCGACCGTTACCATTCGCCATACAGAAAGATTTCTCCTGCTCTGCATGAAAAAATTGCCGAAACGGGTCAGATGCTGCCACGAGAGGGGCTCGCTCCCTTATTTATGAGAGGAGGGCGGATTGGGAATCGGGACTCCGTTTGTGAGAACTCCCGGATTCAATTCGTTGTAAGCTTCCAGCAGGCGACGCGCAATCGGGCCCGTCGCATCGGAACTGGAGGTTCCGTCCCGCAAGCTGTTTGGCGCGATCACGACGAACACCACTTGCGGATTTTCATACGGTGCAAAGCCTACAACCAGGGCGTTTTCCGCGCTTCTGCCTGTCTGCGCGGTACCGGATTTCGCGGCAACGGTAAACGGCAAGCCGTTGAAACGCTGCACAGTACCGCCTGGCTGCGTAACCATGCGCATCCCTTCTTTGACGACCTGGATGTACTTCGGATCAATGTTGACCCGGTTCAACACTTGCGGCTCGATTTGCGCAAGCGTCTGGCCCTTCTGCTTCGGATCGGTTGTACCTTTGCGTATTTCCTTGACAAGATGCGGACGAATCCGGTATCCGCCATTGGCAATCGCAGAGACGTACTGGCCGATCTGCATCGGGGTAAACAGGTCGTACTGGCCGATCATCGCGTCAGCCAAGTTCCCGTAGTACAAGTTCGGGTTTTCCCATCCGGTCTTCTCGCCTGGCAGGTCCACCCCTGTTTTGACGCCAAGCCCGAACTGGGCATTGTAGTAATCCAGCACGGAAAATTGTTGTTCCCAGCCTTCTTTGCCTTTTCTCGCCAAGCGGATCGCCATTTCGTACATATACGTGTTGTTCGAAACTTGCAGCGCACGGCGCGCGTTGACGATCCCGTGTCCGCCAGGCTTCCAGTTGCGCTTGTAGGACGTACCGACATTCAGGCCGCCGCGGTCATTAATCGTTTCGTTTGGCGTTGTCAGCCCTTCTTGCAGGGCAATCATGACAGACAACGGCTTGTAGGTGGAGGCCGGCGGGTACGGCGTGTAAATGAACCGGTTAGACTCGTTCGGCAAAATGAGCGAGGTGTAGTTTTGGTTGAACGCCTTGCGATCGTAGTACAGGTTCAGATCGTAATCCGGGTAGCTGGCCATCGCCAAAATCTCGCCCGTATTCGGATTCATGACCAAGACGTGCGCATCCTTGAACTCTTTTGGCGTCGTAGGCCGTTTTTTAAACGCTTCTACTTCTTCCTTCAAAATCGCTTCCACTTTGCTCTGATAGCGCCAGTCCATCGCCAGCACGAGGTCGTTGCCTGGCTCCGGTTCCCTGCCCGGGCGCATTTCTTTTTTGATCGTCTCGGAATTTTTGTTCACGTAGACGTCCATGATCCCGTCTTTGCCGCGCAAGTATCTTTCGTAGGAGCTTTCCAGTCCGGTGACGCCAACGCGGTCAATTGCATTGTAGCCTTGTGCCTGGTACTCTTTCAGGCTCTCAGGGCGAATGGCGTTGATATAGCCGAGAAAATGAGTCCCGAAGGCAGAGCCGTCAGGGTCTTTGAAAATTTGCCGGACAGGCTCCAGCACGACGCTAATCCCGGGAAGCTCCGTGCGCCGCTCCTCGATTTGGAACATTTCTTCGTCGCTGATGTTCACCTTCACCCGGCGCGGAATGTAGCTCGGCATCTGCGGAGAGCGCATTTCCTGCAACAGCGAAAGCTTGTGCCACTGGAATTGCCGTTGCTCCGCGGTGAGCGGCAGATTGACATCCAGCTCGAACAAGGAAGCGTAGCGCAACAAATCCATGTCCGATTTGTCCGATAACTCGTTCGGAGCCGGAAGCTTGCGAATTTGTGCCTTCACTTCTTTTATCAAGGCGTCGCGGTCTTCCTTGTCCAGCGTGAGCACGAGCTTCATGTTTGCGCTGATCGCCATTTTGAGCAGTTCCAGGTCGGAAGTGTTGTCTTCCGTCAGAACGGTCCCTGCTCCTTTTGCGTTGGCATTGAGCTTTTTGATAACGTCTTTGCGCTGGTTGTCATCAAAAGGCGAGCGCACGCGCAAGCCGACATACAATGCCGTTTTGACCAGCTCGAAGTCTGACATGCTGTCGACAGCTTCCTGCTTGGGAACGGCTTGCAGCTTGGCTGCCACCCTGTTTTTCAGCGCGTTCGTTTCCTCGTTGTTGAAAGCGATCGGCAATGTGGAGCGCAGCTCGATCGTCTTTTTGAGCAGCTCTTTGTCTGTGCCGATTTTTTCCCCGTCAGGCAGCAAAATTTTCGCCAGACGATCCGCCACTTTTTCTTCGTCGATGTCCTGCCCTTGCTCTTCTACGTATTGAACCGTGTAAACAGGTTTGTTGGAGACGAGCACTTCGCCATTTTTGTCCAAAATCCGGCCGCGCGGCGCAGGGATCGGCAACTCGCGGATACTGAACTTTTCCAGCTCGTGCCGATACTGCTCCCCTTCCACCAGTTGGACGAAGGCGAGCCGCAAAATGATGGCGGCAAAGAACAGAAAGACGATCAGAAACAATATGTTAAGCCGCACGGGTATGTGCGATTTCGGTTCTTTGGTCTCTTCCATGAGCGATCCTCTCCTTTCCGGGTAACATCCCCTGTCTCCTTGTTACTCCACGTGCATTTCCTTTTTGTCGAGCACCTTGTTGCAGCCGTTTTTGATCGGTATGTACACAATCAGGCCGAAGACGAGGTTCAGCAATACAGTGGGCAAAATTTGACGGGTGAGAATCCATTGCACATCATAGGGAGCGACCGAGAACAGACGGTACAAGGAGTACAAGAGCCATTCGTGCCCGAACAGGATCAAGAAGCTCGTCACAAAGACCATGCCGATCCCGCGCTGGAACAACAGCACGATCAAACCGGCAAAATAGCTGGCTACCATCATGGACATGGTGTAAATGCCGATCACCTGCCCGAACAGGACATCCTGCAAAAAGCCGAACGCAAGCCCGTAGTACAGCCCTTCCCGCCTCCCGAGATACATGGAAATGAAGATACAGCATACGAGCGCGAAGCGAGGGACTGTCATCCATGACAGTCCCCATAAATCAGGTGAGAGGACCTGCATGACTGTCCCTTCCAGAACAAACAAGACCACGACACCAAGCGTCAATAAAAAACGCGCCATCTATTGACCACCTCCGCCAGTAGTTGCGGAGGAAGTCCCCGTCGAATTGGGCGTTGCCGCTTTGCCTCCCGTCGCAGGCGGCTGCACTTGTCCAGCCGCCTGCTTTGGTATCAGCTCACCGTTAGGCGAAATGGTAAAGTCGCGCTCTACCACCATCACTTCGCTCAATTGCGAAAAGTCTGCGCTCGGCTGTATGTAAGCCGTTTGCGTCAACCCGTAGTCGTCCGGCACGACCCGGACAATGTAGCCGATCGGCAGATTTCGCGGAACCACTCCCCCCCGGCCGGAGGTAATGACTTGCTGCTTCGGTTCGATTTTTTTGCCCCAAGGAATTTTGCGCATGACCAGCAATCGCTCCTGCGGATCGTATTCCTCGATGACACCGCTGACAGGCTCATGGACAGTCTTGCCGTCGACGATATACGTGGCCTGAATGTCGGCGGAGATGTGGTCGCGCCGTTCATAGCTGGTCAACAATTCAACCGTAGCTGAAAAGTTGGCAACACTCTGTACACGCCCGATCATCCCTTTTGCCGTAATGACCGCCATATCTTTTTTAATTCCGCTCTTCAGCCCCAGATCGATGGTAATGACGTTGTTCCACGTATCGGGATTGCGCGCCACGACTTCCGCAAAAAGGAGGCTGTACGACGACTTGAGCCTGTTTTTCGCATCCAGCTCTTTTCTCAGCCGCTCATTCTCTGCCTTGAGGTCGTGGAGTTCTGCCGTCAGCCGGGCATACTGGTCCAGCCCTGCCTTGAGGGCCTTGTTTTCTTCGTAGACGCTGTACGCGTCTTCTATTTCCCGAAAAAAGCCAGAAACAGCTTGGGCAGGGCGATAAAACAAGCCCTGCACCACGCTGAACGTATCTTTGAAAAACATTTCTGGCCAGGTCAGGTTAACCCGTTCACGGGAAGTGTAGCCCACGACGGAGATTAGCAGGACCAAGCCTACAAGTACGATAATAAGCCGCTTATTCCCGAAAAACGACATGCCCTACCCTCCGTTTATTTACCCCGTTTTTGTCGGGAAGAGGTGATGCCTTGTTTCGATTTGAACAGGTGGATATTCTCCAAAGCCCGGCCTGTCCCGATCGCTACGCAATCCAGCGCATTTTCCGCAACATGCACGGGCATACCTGTTTCCTTGCTGAGCAGACGGTCGATATTGCGCAGCAGCGCTCCCCCGCCTGTCAACACGATCCCGCGATCCATAATGTCTGCGGCAAGCTCCGGCGGACTCTTCTCCAAGGTCACCTTCACAGCTTCAATAATGGCAGCAACTGTTTCTGCCAATGCTTCTGCGATTTCCGTGCTGCTGACCGAGAGTGTTTTTGGCAAGCCAGTCACGAGGTCGCGGCCGCGAATATCCACGTTTTCCGGTTCCTCTGGCGCGATGGCAGAACCAATCTCCAGCTTCAACGTTTCCGCTGTCCGTTCCCCGATCATCAGATTGTAGCGGCGCTTGATGTACTGGATGATCGCTTCATCCATCTCATCCCCGGCCACGCGAATGGAACGGGAGGTAACAATCCCGCCCAAAGAAATGATCGCCACTTCTGTCGTACCGCCGCCGATGTCGACGACCATGCTTCCGGTCGGCTCCCATACAGGCAGATCGGCTCCGATCGCTGCTGCAAACGGCTCCTCAATCGTGTAAGCCTCGCGCGCGCCAGCCTGCTTCGTCGCGTCTTCAACAGCGCGCTTTTCGACAGCGGTAATTCCCGATGGCACACAGACCATCACGTTCGGGCGACGGCTGAACAGACCCTGGTTTTTCTGGGCCTGATTGATGAAATAGCGCATCATCGTTGCAGTCGTGTCAAAATCCGCAATAACCCCGTCCTTCATCGGACGAACGGCGACGATGTTGCCAGGCGTGCGGCCGATCATACTCTTTGCCGCATTCCCTACCGCTTCAATGGAATTGTTGTTGGTACGAATGGCTACTACAGAAGGTTCACGCACTACAATTCCTTTTCCCTTAACGAAAACAAGTGTATTGGCAGTGCCGAGGTCAATCCCCAAGTCACGTGTAAATCCACCAAACATAAAAAAACTCCTTCCAATAATATACAAATGACAAGCAATGTTACATCCTACAAGTACCCTTGCTCTTTCAAGCTGACGTACCTGCCATCCCCGATAATCACATGATCCAACAATGAAATCCCTACCAGTTCCCCCGCTTCACGCAGCGTATGCGTGATCGCGATATCTTCCCTGCTAGGTGTCGGATCCCCACTTGGATGGTTATGTAGGCAAATTACCGATGCACTGCTACGACGGATCGCTTCTTTAAAGACTTCTCTAGGGTGCACGATGGAAGCGTCCAGACTGCCTACAAAAATAGTCTGCTTGCCAATCACGTGGTTCTTGGTATTTAGAAAAAGGCAGACAAAGTGCTCCTGTGTCAAATGAGCAAGCTCAGGCGACATCAAGTCAGCCACATCGCGGGGCAGACGGATGGAGGTGCGGCTTTGCCGCGGTACGCCGACCATTCTGCGCCCGAGTTCAAAGGCGGCATGCAGTTCCACTGCTTTTACCGGGCCGATCCCTTTCAGTTCCCTCAGCTCAGCATGAGAGGCTTGCGCCAATCCACGCAGGTCGCCAAATTTGGCTAACAAGCGCTGAGCCAACTGATAGACTGACTCCTGCTCACTGCCTGTCCTCAGTAAAATGGCAAGAAGCTCTGTATCAGACAGATGGACCGCTCCTTCGCGAAGCAGTCGTTCACGTGGACGGTCATAGTAAGGGACGTTTTTGCCGTCTGTTTTGTTACAGGTATTTACTGCCATTTTTCGCCGCCTCCCACCTATCTCATTATCGTCAACGGCTTACTAGAAGAAGGTCGTGAGGTGGTTGGCCGTTGTCACTTGCACACAAGCACAGCTTTCCTACAAAATCGGCATCCCGAAACGCGCGAGCAGCTTGGAGGTCAAGCAAAGCGGAAGCCCGACAACCGTAAAGTAATCTCCGGTTATCCCTTCCACGATCGTCGCTCCAATCCCTTGAATCGCATAAGAACCCGCTTTGTCCATCGGCTCTTTCGTTGCAATGTACGACTTGATCTCTGCTTCGCTCAACGGGCGAATTTTCACATCGGTGTGGCTGTGCGCCACTTCTGAGCGCCCAGACGCTGCATCAATCAGGGCCACGCCGCTATAGACGGTATGCTCTCGCCCCTGGAGCATGGACAGCATGCGAAACGCGTCCGCTTCGTCTGCCGGCTTGCCCAAAATATGTCCATCCAGAACGACAATCGTGTCTGAACCGAGCACGACGCCTTCTGTCAGGCGGGCGGCTACTTCCCTAGCCTTGCGCAAGGACAGCTCCTCTACCACTTGCGCAGGAGACAAGCCAGGCGCAGTCGTCTCGTCCACATCGCTGGTCATCACCGTAAACGGAATGCCCAGCGCCTGCAGCAGTTCTCTTCGGCGGGGCGATGATGAAGCAAGAATGAGCGTATCATGTTTTTCTGTCGTCATTTTTCAACCTACTTTATCCGTCGATGTATCCAAAACGCGAGGGCAAGCCCCCCGATACTGGCTAGATTTAGTTTTACCTGAAAGTTCAGGTCGTACTTCAAAATTTCTAAATCTGCCGCAGGTGACCATGTAATCGTTTTGCTTTTGGTCAGAAAAGGCACCCAGGGACCGAGAATTTCCCCGACGATGCTCCCGCACAAAAGGCCACTCACCAGTAGAAACACGAGTGTAAGCGTTTCTTTCCCCATTCCTTTTCCCAACTCCCTTTTACGAAGGGATTCTCTTTTTGCCAACCATAAGTTTAGCAAATGGAAGGGGGTGAAACAATCCCTGTTTGCTCTTGCTAGTTACTGTATAAAAAGAAAAGGCCTCCTGCAAGAAAACTTGCGGAAGCCTTATCAGCGCTCGCTTATTTGTCTTTAGCGCGCCAACTGCACCCAGCTCGCGTAGCTCTCCAAATATCCGAGCACGCCCGCCTGTACTTGCCACGCGTACGATTCGGCGCTTTCCCCTTTTTTTCCGGCGCTTGCTTCCGCCATCTTGTCGCGGGCGGCCAGCGCCTGATTGATCCCGTTGACCATCCCTTCGAACAGCGGCTTCCACGCATCCTGCACCTGAATCAAGCGGCTTTCCTCCAAAAATTGGCGATGCCATTCCTTCAGGTCGGCCGTCTCCTGCGCCGAGGCAGAAAGCTGTCCCGATGTGATAATCAGGCCGGATTGGGCAGAGAGCGCCTGCGCCAGCTTCACGCCATTGTCAAAAAACTGCTGCACGTTCGGCCCTTCCGTGGCGGCAGCCGGTTTGCTCACCGGAACCGCTCCCTGGAAGGCCG
It includes:
- a CDS encoding rod shape-determining protein; translation: MFGGFTRDLGIDLGTANTLVFVKGKGIVVREPSVVAIRTNNNSIEAVGNAAKSMIGRTPGNIVAVRPMKDGVIADFDTTATMMRYFINQAQKNQGLFSRRPNVMVCVPSGITAVEKRAVEDATKQAGAREAYTIEEPFAAAIGADLPVWEPTGSMVVDIGGGTTEVAIISLGGIVTSRSIRVAGDEMDEAIIQYIKRRYNLMIGERTAETLKLEIGSAIAPEEPENVDIRGRDLVTGLPKTLSVSSTEIAEALAETVAAIIEAVKVTLEKSPPELAADIMDRGIVLTGGGALLRNIDRLLSKETGMPVHVAENALDCVAIGTGRALENIHLFKSKQGITSSRQKRGK
- the radC gene encoding RadC family protein; this encodes MAVNTCNKTDGKNVPYYDRPRERLLREGAVHLSDTELLAILLRTGSEQESVYQLAQRLLAKFGDLRGLAQASHAELRELKGIGPVKAVELHAAFELGRRMVGVPRQSRTSIRLPRDVADLMSPELAHLTQEHFVCLFLNTKNHVIGKQTIFVGSLDASIVHPREVFKEAIRRSSASVICLHNHPSGDPTPSREDIAITHTLREAGELVGISLLDHVIIGDGRYVSLKEQGYL
- a CDS encoding Maf family protein produces the protein MTTEKHDTLILASSSPRRRELLQALGIPFTVMTSDVDETTAPGLSPAQVVEELSLRKAREVAARLTEGVVLGSDTIVVLDGHILGKPADEADAFRMLSMLQGREHTVYSGVALIDAASGRSEVAHSHTDVKIRPLSEAEIKSYIATKEPMDKAGSYAIQGIGATIVEGITGDYFTVVGLPLCLTSKLLARFGMPIL
- a CDS encoding DUF4321 domain-containing protein, with product MGKETLTLVFLLVSGLLCGSIVGEILGPWVPFLTKSKTITWSPAADLEILKYDLNFQVKLNLASIGGLALAFWIHRRIK